The Cannabis sativa cultivar Pink pepper isolate KNU-18-1 unplaced genomic scaffold, ASM2916894v1 Contig3, whole genome shotgun sequence genome window below encodes:
- the LOC115713450 gene encoding uncharacterized protein LOC115713450, with product MGWKAAEKLIRHWRILRGDNVMVIRGKDKGETGVVKRVVRSQNRVIVEGKNLVKKHIKQGQGHEGGIFTVEAPLHVSNVQVIDPVTGKPCKVGIKYLEDGTKVRVSRGLGASGSIIPRPEILKIRTTPRPTVAGPKDTPMDVVMEKTYDAKTGRGMPDL from the exons ATGGGTTGGAAAGCAGCTGAAAAGCTTATTAGACATTGGAGGATCCTCAGAGGTGATAAT GTGATGGTAATCAGGGGTAAAGATAAAGGAGAGACTGGTGTTGTTAAGCGTGTTGTTCGTTCTCAAAATCGTGTAATTGTCGAAGGCAAGAATCTG GTTAAGAAGCATATCAAGCAAGGTCAGGGTCATGAAGGTGGGATCTTTACGGTTGAAGCTCCTCTTCATGTTTCAAATGTTCAAGTTATTGATCCAGTCACAGG GAAGCCTTGTAAAGTTGGGATTAAGTATCTTGAAGATGGAACCAAAGTAAGAGTATCCAGAGGCCTGGGTGCATCAGGATCCATTATTCCTCGACCTGAGATATTGAAAATAAGGACTACGCCAAGGCCTACAGTTG CTGGTCCCAAGGATACCCCAATGGATGTTGTGATGGAGAAGACTTATGATGCAAAAACAGGACGAGGCATGCCTGATCTTTGA
- the LOC115702381 gene encoding probable xyloglucan endotransglucosylase/hydrolase protein 10, protein MNNNNDQYYKIFTIFISLLCMRFTQILIAEASVVSTGDFNKDFFVTWSPNHVNTSADGHQRSLKLDQESGAGFASNQMFLFGQVDMQIKLVPGHSAGTVVAYYLTSDQPNRDEIDYEFLGNVDGKPYILQTNIFADGYDNREERINLWFDPTKDFHTYSILWNLHQIVFMVDWVPIRVYRNHAEKGVGFPRWQPMGIKVSLWNGDSWATRGGKEKIDWSKGPFLASFRNHKIDACVWNGNARFCRAESSTNWWHKDKFSSLTSTQRKLFKWVRKYHMIYDYCQDNQRFQNDLPKECSLPKY, encoded by the exons atgaataataataatgaccAATATTACAAGATTTTTACCATCTTTATCAGCCTTCTTTGCATGAGATTTACTCAAATATTAATTGCAGAAGCTTCTGTCGTTTCTACTGGAGATTTCAATAAGGATTTCTTCGTAACATGGTCTCCTAACCATGTAAATACCTCAGCTGATGGCCACCAAAGAAGCTTGAAACTTGACCAAGAATCcg GAGCTGGTTTTGCCTCAAATCAAATGTTTTTGTTTGGACAAGTTGACATGCAAATAAAGCTCGTACCAGGCCATTCAGCTGGCACAGTTGTGGCCTATTAT TTGACATCTGATCAACCAAATCGTGATGAGATAGACTATGAGTTCCTTGGAAATGTGGATGGTAAACCATATATTCTTCAGACAAATATTTTTGCAGATGGCTATGACAACCGCGAAGAAAGGATTAATCTCTGGTTTGATCCCACCAAAGATTTCCATACCTATTCTATTTTATGGAACCTTCACCAAATTGT GTTCATGGTTGATTGGGTCCCCATAAGAGTGTACAGAAACCATGCAGAGAAGGGTGTAGGGTTTCCAAGGTGGCAGCCAATGGGGATCAAAGTCAGCCTATGGAACGGTGACAGCTGGGCCACTCGAGGTGGGAAGGAGAAAATTGATTGGTCAAAAGGTCCATTCTTGGCTTCGTTTAGGAATCATAAGATAGATGCGTGTGTATGGAATGGGAATGCAAGGTTTTGTAGAGCAGAAAGTTCTACTAATTGGTGGCACAAAGACAAGTTCAGCTCACTAACATCCACACAAAGAAAGCTTTTCAAATGGGTTAGGAAGTATCACATGATTTATGATTATTGCCAAGATAATCAACGGTTCCAAAATGATCTTCCCAAGGAATGCTCTCTACCAAAGTACTAA
- the LOC133033296 gene encoding uncharacterized protein LOC133033296, which yields MWNSYNQFLKSGSNPSKIDFDNVIPRYIVGEYLFCNTPWVLTDHVLIYVNIQKQKHWILVHFDIKERMLNVYNSMSGALNKKRALDHVKAYSTMLPFYLEYLDVYSSRPDLNLDQGPYSVGKREPLNFKFIDGLPSQVNSDCGVFVIKFAEFFIREKIDDIPAKMSDLVTVYRDNLAVSLFIHARRKQIGGYITDDEVLKKEKKSKDNASIKAKVKGKDIPKGKGKAK from the exons ATGTGGAATTCCTACAATCAGTTCTTGAAATCGGGTTCTAATCCTTCTAAGATTGACTTTGATAATGTCATTCCTAGATACATTGTTGGTGAGTATTTGTTTTGCAATACTCCTTGGGTGCTTACTgaccatgttcttatatatgtcAATATTCAAAAGCAAAAACATTGGATATTGGTCCATTTTGACATCAAGGAGAGGATGTTGAACGTATATAACTCCATGTCTGGTGCTCTCAACAAGAAACGCGCCTTGGATCATGTGAAAGCTTATTCTACTATGCTGCCATTTTATTTGGAGTATCTTGACGTTTATTCTTCTAGGCCGGATCTTAATTTGGATCAAGGTCCATATTCTGTTGGGAAAAGAGAACCTTTGAATTTCAAGTTCATAGATGGGCTTCCAAGTCAGGTCAATAG TGATTGTGGAGTGTTTGTCATCAAATTTGCTGAATTTTTCATTCGTGAAAAAATTGATGACATTCCAGCTAAGATGTCTGATTTGGTAACGGTATATAGAGATAATCTTGCTGTGAGTTTGTTTATTCATGCTAGGAGGAAACAAATTGGTGGTTATATAACTGATGATGAAGTGTTGAAAAAGGAGAAGAAATCCAAGGATAATGCAAGTATTAAGGCAAAGGTCAAAGGGAAGGATATTCCAAAGGGAAAGGGCAAAGCGAAATGA